In the genome of Sphingomonas sp. LR60, the window CACCGGCAATATAGATGTTAAACGTTTACACGCTTGACGGCGGGGAGAGGGAAATGGGCAACACTGCCGATGGCGCAGACCATCCGGTGCGGCGGATCGTCGTTGTCGGGGGCGGCTCGGCGGGATGGATCTCGGCCTGTCGAGTGGCCGCGGCGACGCGTCGGAGCGGCAGCGACGTGACCGTGACGCTGGTGGAGTCAGCGCATGTGCCGACCGTCGGGGTCGGCGAGGGCACCTGGCCGACGATGCGCAACACGCTCGCCAAGATCGGCCTGTCGGAAACCGCCTTCGTGCGTGGCTGCGATGCCGCATTCAAACAGGGTGCGCGTTTCGTCGGCTGGGCGGACGGCGGCGCGGGCGACGCTTACTATCATCCGCTCAACCCGCCGGCGGGCGCGACCGAGGTCGATCTCGCTCCGTATTGGCAGCAGCAGCCGGGCGGCGCGGACTTCGCCGAATGGGCCGACTTCCAGGCGACGCTGTGCGACGCGGGGCGCGCGCCCAAGGCAATCACCATGCCCGAATATGCCGGGCAGGCGAATTACGCCTACCACCTCGACGCCGGCAAGTTCGCCACCCTGTTGCACGATCATGCCACCGCCGCGCTCGGGGTCACGCATGTCGTCGGCGACATCGTGCGCGCCGAGATGGCGGCCAATGGCGACATTGCGGGCGTGGTACTGGCGGATGGAAGGACGATCGCGGGTGACCTGTTCGTCGACTGTTCGGGCTTCGCCGCGCTGCTGATCGGTGGCGTCTACGACGTGCCCTTCCGCTCGTGCCGCGACGTGATGTTCGCCGATCGAGCGGTGGCGATGCAGGTGCCGTATGACGATCCCGACGACCCCGTTACCTGCCATACGATCGCCACCGCGCAGTCCGCGGGCTGGATCTGGGACATCGGGCTGTGGACGCGTCGCGGGATCGGCCATGTCTATAGCAGCGCGCACCAGAGCGACGATGCCGCGGAGGCGGCGTTGCGCCGCTACATCGGGCCGGCGGCGGAGAAACTGTCGGCACGGGTGCTGCGCATCGACGCCGGGCATCGCGAACGCTTCTGGCAGAACAATTGCGTTGCCGTCGGGCTGTCGGCGGGGTTCGTCGAGCCGCTGGAGGCGTCGGCGCTGATGCTGATCGAGGCGTCGATGGACGCGATCGCCGACCGGTTGCCGCGCACGCGCAGCGCGATCGACATCGCCGCACGTCAGTTCAACGCCGCCTTCACGCATCATTGGGCGCGGATCGTCGAGTTCCTCAAGCTGCATTATGCGATCACGCGGCGCACCGACAGCGCGTTCTGGCGCGACCATGCCGATCCGGCGACCTGGCCCGACGGGCTTGCGGAGCGGCTGGCGCTCTGGCGCGACCATTCGCCCGCACCGCAGGATTTCGACCATGCGCGTGAGGTGTTCGGCTGGCCGAGCTATCAATATGTGCTGCACGGCATGAACTATCCGACCCGCTATTCGCACGCCGGTGCGGCCCCCGAGGCGGCACTCGT includes:
- a CDS encoding tryptophan halogenase family protein gives rise to the protein MGNTADGADHPVRRIVVVGGGSAGWISACRVAAATRRSGSDVTVTLVESAHVPTVGVGEGTWPTMRNTLAKIGLSETAFVRGCDAAFKQGARFVGWADGGAGDAYYHPLNPPAGATEVDLAPYWQQQPGGADFAEWADFQATLCDAGRAPKAITMPEYAGQANYAYHLDAGKFATLLHDHATAALGVTHVVGDIVRAEMAANGDIAGVVLADGRTIAGDLFVDCSGFAALLIGGVYDVPFRSCRDVMFADRAVAMQVPYDDPDDPVTCHTIATAQSAGWIWDIGLWTRRGIGHVYSSAHQSDDAAEAALRRYIGPAAEKLSARVLRIDAGHRERFWQNNCVAVGLSAGFVEPLEASALMLIEASMDAIADRLPRTRSAIDIAARQFNAAFTHHWARIVEFLKLHYAITRRTDSAFWRDHADPATWPDGLAERLALWRDHSPAPQDFDHAREVFGWPSYQYVLHGMNYPTRYSHAGAAPEAALVQRWITRNERMRADAMQRLPKHRDLLRAVREHGMQAI